A portion of the Nomia melanderi isolate GNS246 chromosome 2, iyNomMela1, whole genome shotgun sequence genome contains these proteins:
- the LOC116425414 gene encoding GIGYF family protein Gyf isoform X2, with protein MTDSMKFGPEWLRNLSADSCNNSGGGGGTTSLTTPRYQLAEHRYGREEMLILFDRNCKPPEPLTNFSTLYVEKTQPPLALIQMTEDETRMWNGGITNVGGQGRGGSVDRGGRGRNGRGSLYSSHYSRGVGFDDSGDGRRIDSIPFPGRNRPFDRSQSERGWSERNGASDPGEWNGSTSPRKELSRGPGGSSVVEGNWRRHRGGTEDDDGWRKWGRSSWREGGSMDRDRLDRNEGDGEEGMQKGGRWEHRGNHRVPHDSSHHPPARTARTWESNHHDINHDNLPEWATENPSESGGSFDASGAFHGGIYSDDDEDGVISAGGTQESRTRRVSEGSAGSTTKSSGKHLSYSSSQGQPISRGTSSNTPSTINKERQKSLHSFDAKENDVEKERRSSSPPPSTKPPIAATDSTPTKTSSSTSPTSDSGQKRSSAVTTTTTPTTTEQTEIGKVMPIDTGNNKSPSKTQAREEVQKTEVKVEAIPSTAKRQQQIPVQTEPQKSIVHATGTEDTRQKGDDDLDRMKEEADALVAKLMADEENHREKTTASVPPSIGNQSSTVPSTNGQEKWFYRDPQGEVQGPFLASEMAEWCKAGYFTARLMVRRTCDERYTTLGELMKISGRIPFLSGPRIPPLKLTDQGIPAVPNTVPAGLSALPKAGIEDPLLLFQYQHMRLLQNQQLLLRQMRTSAIAKLSQSEHWANLSSVEQNQLIYQYVIHDSEIPEVPPISTAPFVPHLPSQTSNPVMQLFSQMQQAKLQPDAHLTSNPHSTTAAHPPTVDPIQQLIQQMGGIQNIPGMQQTNINSTPPATQQQQQQDNPIKSLLRQLNVNANGHPQTPHMDTVWPHPPPQINPQFNAQNWLAQVGPIPAVPPGQMPTSLWDLHTKEIKTEQQILEEQNIRLQEDRKKEELRKQEELQRQMEEEIAKKKKEEEARQAEEAKRKDEERKRKEEEKKRKDEEKRKQEEERKKKEEKKRKEEEKKREEKKRKEEEKKREEKRKLEEQNLKKKQEEEKRKKEEVKKQEEKQKKEEEKRKKLEEEQRKQEEERMRKEAEARKQAEAEEQARRAEQRRREAEALRKLQERSKAPWAQAPRAPPPPTPINSFAEIQRLEREKKAEEQRFQQMMQQQLAQQKAMEAAQEVTAADSSKRLQFKWAEKATASAKPLQVKSLAQIQQEEQERIAKQQERERQEKAGQKESTNVLQNAGIWGTASQCLNWTNSNASSGGQAWSNNTGTSGFWDDPTPVKSSATSKQPVKQPAIVKSPSANQTQQSNKANKSKNKREEELVKKLFEQNTAKADDFTQWCNKALSGLQVSVDIPTFVGFLRDIESAYEVKEYVRDYLGDNKQSSEFAKQFLDKRSKWRSAQRPQAQADDLCKPAPAVNPNAPTEFQEVKGKSKKPKKGKMYKVDNRILGFSVTAAPDRINVGDRDYGEGV; from the exons ATGACGGATTCTATGAAATTTGGTCCAGAATG GTTGCGTAATCTGTCTGCAGACAGTTGCAATAACAGTGGAGGCGGTGGAGGTACTACAAGCTTAACTACCCCACGTTATCAATTAGCGGAACATAGATATGGAAGAGAAGAGATGCTGATTCTATTTGATCGTAATTGTAAACCACCTGAACCATTGACAAATTTCTCTACGTTATACGTTGAGAAAACTCAACCTCCTTTGGCTCTTATACAAATGACAGAGGATGAAACG cGAATGTGGAATGGAGGTATAACCAATGTTGGTGGTCAAGGAAGGGGTGGAAGCGTGGATCGCGGGGGGCGTGGGAGAAATGGAAGAGGAAGTTTGTACTCATCCCATTATTCCCGAGGAGTTGGGTTTGATGATTCAGGGGATGGCAGAAGAATCGACAGTATACCATTTCCA GGAAGAAACCGCCCATTCGATAGATCTCAAAGCGAACGTGGGTGGTCGGAAAGAAATGGGGCCTCAGATCCAGGTGAATGGAATGGCTCTACTAGTCCTAGGAAGGAATTAAGTCGTGGGCCCGGTGGTAGTTCTGTCGTGGAAGGCAACTGGCGGCGTCATCGTGGTGGTACAGAAGATGACGATGGCTGGCGTAAATGGG GCAGAAGTAGTTGGCGCGAAGGGGGAAGTATGGACAGAGATAGGTTAGATCGAAATGAAGGGGACGGCGAGGAAGGCATGCAGAAAGGTGGTAGATGGGAGCATCGTGGGAACCACAGAGTACCACACGATTCGAGTCATCATCCGCCTGCCCGTACTGCTCGTACTTGGGAGTCGAATCATCATGATATTAATCATGACAATCTTCCTGAATG GGCCACCGAGAATCCCAGTGAAAGCGGAGGAAGTTTCGACGCTTCTGGCGCATTCCACGGTGGAATATATTcagacgacgacgaggacgggGTGATTAGTGCGGGTGGTACTCAAGAATCGAGGACTCGACGTGTGTCCGAGGGGAGTGCTGGTAGTACAACGAAATCTAGTGGGAAGCATTTATCTTACAGCTCGTCTCAGGGACAGCCTATAAGTCGCGGCACCAGCAGCAATACACCTAGTACAATCAATAAAGAAAGACAGAAGTCTTTGCATTCGTTTGACGCCAAAGAGAACGACGTTGAGAAGGAGAGGAGAAGCAGTTCCCCGCCGCCGTCAACGAAACCGCCGATCGCTGCCACGGACAGTACGCCGACGAAgacgtcgtcgtcgacgtcgccgaCGTCTGATAGCGGGCAGAAGAGAAGCAGCGCGgtaacgacgacgacgacgccgacgacaACGGAACAGACCGAGATCGGGAAAGTAATGCCGATCGACACGGGGAATAATAAATCTCCGAGTAAAACGCAGGCTAGGGAGGAGGTTCAAAAGACGGAGGTAAAGGTGGAGGCGATTCCGAGCACTGCGAAAAGACAGCAGCAAATCCCGGTGCAAACGGAGCCTCAGAAAAGCATCGTGCACGCGACGGGGACGGAAGACACGAGGCAGAAAGGCGACGACGACTTGGATAGAATGAAGGAAGAGGCAGACGCATTAGTGGCTAAATTAATGGCAGACGAAGAAAATCACAGGGAGAAAACTACTGCCAGTGTACCGCCTTCTATTGGTAACCAATCTTCTACAGTTCCATCAACGAATGGACAGGAGAAATGGTTTTACCGTGATCCGCAGGGTGAAGTTCAAGGTCCGTTCTTAGCAAGCGAAATGGCGGAATGGTGTAAAGCCGGTTACTTCACCGCTAGATTAATGGTAAGAAGAACATGTGACGAGCGGTACACAACTTTAGGGGAGTTGATGAAGATATCTGGTAGAATACCATTTCTCTCCGGGCCTCGCATTCCTCCCTTGAAG TTAACGGATCAAGGGATCCCCGCAGTTCCTAACACAGTACCTGCCGGTTTATCCGCCTTGCCGAAGGCTGGTATAGAAGACCCACTTCTTTTATTCCAATACCAGCATATGCGGCTACTGCAGAATCAGCAGCTGCTGCTCAGGCAAATGCGAACGTCGGCCATAGCGAAACTCTCGCAGTCCGAGCACTGGGCGAATTTGAGTTCCGTCGAACAGAATCAGTTAATTTATCAATACGTTATCCATGACTCAGAGATCCCAGAAGTCCCGCCAATATCCACCGCCCCATTCGTACCTCATTTGCCGTCACAAACCTCGAATCCTGTTATGCAGCTTTTCTCGCAGATGCAGCAG GCTAAGCTTCAGCCGGATGCTCATCTAACGTCGAATCCTCATTCCACCACAGCTGCCCATCCTCCTACAGTAGATCCCATACAACAGCTCATACAACAAATGGGTGGGATACAAAACATACCAGGGATGCAACAGACAAATATAAACTCGACGCCACCCGCGacgcaacaacaacaacaacaagacAATCCCATTAAATCGTTGTTACGCCAGCTCAATGTTAACGCTAACGGCCATCCACAAACGCCGCACATGGACACCGTTTGGCCGCACCCTCCGCCACAAATCAATCCACAATTTAACGCGCAGAATTGGTTGGCACAG GTTGGACCGATACCCGCCGTACCGCCCGGCCAAATGCCTACCTCGTTGTGGGATTTACACACTAAAGAAATAAAGACTGAGCAACAGATATTG GAAGAACAGAATATTAGGCTACAGGAAGACAGGAAAAAGGAGGAATTGAGGAAACAGGAGGAATTGCAACGGCAGATGGAAGAGGAGatcgcgaagaagaagaaggaggaggaggccAGGCAAGCGGAGGAAGCGAAACGGAAAGACGAGGAGAGAAAACgaaaggaggaggagaagaaaaggaaagacgaGGAGAAGCGCAAGCAAGAAGAGGAGCGTAaaaagaaggaggagaagaagaggaaagaggaggaaaagaaacgcgAGGAGAAGAAGCgcaaggaggaggagaagaaacgGGAAGAGAAGAGGAAGCTCGAGGAGCAGAACCTGAAGAAGAAGcaggaggaagagaagagaaagaaagaggaagtgAAGAAGCAGGAAGAGAAGCagaagaaggaggaagaaaagaggaaaaagctGGAAGAGGAGCAACGGAAGCAGGAGGAAGAAAGGATGCG GAAAGAAGCAGAGGCTCGTAAGCAGGCGGAAGCGGAAGAGCAAGCCCGGCGAGCGGAGCAAAGACGGCGGGAAGCGGAAGCGTTGCGCAAGCTGCAAGAGAGGAGTAAAGCACCTTGGGCACAGGCACCCCGTGCACCGCCACCTCCCACGCCGATCAATTCGTTCGCCGAAATCCAAAGActcgaacgagaaaagaaagCT GAAGAGCAACGGTTTCAACAAATGATGCAGCAGCAGCTGGCGCAGCAGAAAGCTATGGAGGCAGCTCAAGAGGTGACAGCTGCCGACTCGTCCAAAAGGCTTCAGTTCAAATGGGCGGAGAAAGCGACGGCCTCCGCAAAGCCCTTACAAGTGAAAAGCCTCGCGCAAATCCAGCAAGAGGAACAGGAACGCATCGCCAAG CAACAGGAGAGGGAACGTCAGGAGAAGGCGGGCCAGAAGGAGTCAACGAACGTGCTGCAGAACGCAGGGATCTGGGGCACCGCTTCTCAGTGCTTGAACTGGACCAACTCCAACGCGTCCAGCGGCGGTCAAGCGTGGTCCAATAACACCGGTACCAGTGGCTTCTGGGATGACCCAACGCCCGTGAAATCCTCGGCAACCTCCAAGCAGCCGGTGAAGCAGCCAGCTATAGTCAAGTCTCCTTCTGCCAATCAGACACAGCAAAGCAACAAGGCGAATAAGAGTAAAAATAAGAGGGAAGAGGAATTAGTTAAGAAACTGTTCGAACAGAACACTGCCAAGGCAGACGACTTCACGCAATGGTGCAACAAGGCACTGAGCGGTTTACAAGTGTCCGTGGATA TACCCACGTTCGTCGGATTCCTACGGGACATCGAATCTGCGTACGAGGTTAAGGAATATGTTCGAGACTACCTCGGTGATAATAAACAGAGCTCAGAGTTCGCCAAGCAGTTCTTAGATAAACGCAGTAAATGGCGATCAGCTCAGCGACCACAAGCACAGGCAGATGATCTCTGCAAACCAGCGCCTGCCGTGAATCCAAACGCACCCACAGAGTTTCAGGAAGTGAAG GGAAAGTCGAAGAAGccaaagaaaggaaaaatgtaCAAAGTCGATAATAGAATCCTTGGCTTCAGCGTGACCGCGGCGCCGGACCGTATCAACGTTGGCGACCGCGACTACGGTGAAGGTGTGTGA
- the LOC116425414 gene encoding GIGYF family protein Gyf isoform X3, which yields MTDSMKFGPEWLRNLSADSCNNSGGGGGTTSLTTPRYQLAEHRYGREEMLILFDRNCKPPEPLTNFSTLYVEKTQPPLALIQMTEDETRMWNGGITNVGGQGRGGSVDRGGRGRNGRGSLYSSHYSRGVGFDDSGDGRRIDSIPFPGRNRPFDRSQSERGWSERNGASDPGEWNGSTSPRKELSRGPGGSSVVEGNWRRHRGGTEDDDGWRKWGRSSWREGGSMDRDRLDRNEGDGEEGMQKGGRWEHRGNHRVPHDSSHHPPARTARTWESNHHDINHDNLPEWATENPSESGGSFDASGAFHGGIYSDDDEDGVISAGGTQESRTRRVSEGSAGSTTKSSGKHLSYSSSQGQPISRGTSSNTPSTINKERQKSLHSFDAKENDVEKERRSSSPPPSTKPPIAATDSTPTKTSSSTSPTSDSGQKRSSAVTTTTTPTTTEQTEIGKVMPIDTGNNKSPSKTQAREEVQKTEVKVEAIPSTAKRQQQIPVQTEPQKSIVHATGTEDTRQKGDDDLDRMKEEADALVAKLMADEENHREKTTASVPPSIGNQSSTVPSTNGQEKWFYRDPQGEVQGPFLASEMAEWCKAGYFTARLMVRRTCDERYTTLGELMKISGRIPFLSGPRIPPLKLTDQGIPAVPNTVPAGLSALPKAGIEDPLLLFQYQHMRLLQNQQLLLRQMRTSAIAKLSQSEHWANLSSVEQNQLIYQYVIHDSEIPEVPPISTAPFVPHLPSQTSNPVMQLFSQMQQAKLQPDAHLTSNPHSTTAAHPPTVDPIQQLIQQMGGIQNIPGMQQTNINSTPPATQQQQQQDNPIKSLLRQLNVNANGHPQTPHMDTVWPHPPPQINPQFNAQNWLAQVGPIPAVPPGQMPTSLWDLHTKEIKTEQQILEEQNIRLQEDRKKEELRKQEELQRQMEEEIAKKKKEEEARQAEEAKRKDEERKRKEEEKKRKDEEKRKQEEERKKKEEKKRKEEEKKREEKKRKEEEKKREEKRKLEEQNLKKKQEEEKRKKEEVKKQEEKQKKEEEKRKKLEEEQRKQEEERMRKEAEARKQAEAEEQARRAEQRRREAEALRKLQERSKAPWAQAPRAPPPPTPINSFAEIQRLEREKKAEEQRFQQMMQQQLAQQKAMEAAQEVTAADSSKRLQFKWAEKATASAKPLQVKSLAQIQQEEQERIAKVKERERQEKAGQKESTNVLQNAGIWGTASQCLNWTNSNASSGGQAWSNNTGTSGFWDDPTPVKSSATSKQPVKQPAIVKSPSANQTQQSNKANKSKNKREEELVKKLFEQNTAKADDFTQWCNKALSGLQVSVDIPTFVGFLRDIESAYEVKEYVRDYLGDNKQSSEFAKQFLDKRSKWRSAQRPQAQADDLCKPAPAVNPNAPTEFQEVKGKSKKPKKGKMYKVDNRILGFSVTAAPDRINVGDRDYGEGV from the exons ATGACGGATTCTATGAAATTTGGTCCAGAATG GTTGCGTAATCTGTCTGCAGACAGTTGCAATAACAGTGGAGGCGGTGGAGGTACTACAAGCTTAACTACCCCACGTTATCAATTAGCGGAACATAGATATGGAAGAGAAGAGATGCTGATTCTATTTGATCGTAATTGTAAACCACCTGAACCATTGACAAATTTCTCTACGTTATACGTTGAGAAAACTCAACCTCCTTTGGCTCTTATACAAATGACAGAGGATGAAACG cGAATGTGGAATGGAGGTATAACCAATGTTGGTGGTCAAGGAAGGGGTGGAAGCGTGGATCGCGGGGGGCGTGGGAGAAATGGAAGAGGAAGTTTGTACTCATCCCATTATTCCCGAGGAGTTGGGTTTGATGATTCAGGGGATGGCAGAAGAATCGACAGTATACCATTTCCA GGAAGAAACCGCCCATTCGATAGATCTCAAAGCGAACGTGGGTGGTCGGAAAGAAATGGGGCCTCAGATCCAGGTGAATGGAATGGCTCTACTAGTCCTAGGAAGGAATTAAGTCGTGGGCCCGGTGGTAGTTCTGTCGTGGAAGGCAACTGGCGGCGTCATCGTGGTGGTACAGAAGATGACGATGGCTGGCGTAAATGGG GCAGAAGTAGTTGGCGCGAAGGGGGAAGTATGGACAGAGATAGGTTAGATCGAAATGAAGGGGACGGCGAGGAAGGCATGCAGAAAGGTGGTAGATGGGAGCATCGTGGGAACCACAGAGTACCACACGATTCGAGTCATCATCCGCCTGCCCGTACTGCTCGTACTTGGGAGTCGAATCATCATGATATTAATCATGACAATCTTCCTGAATG GGCCACCGAGAATCCCAGTGAAAGCGGAGGAAGTTTCGACGCTTCTGGCGCATTCCACGGTGGAATATATTcagacgacgacgaggacgggGTGATTAGTGCGGGTGGTACTCAAGAATCGAGGACTCGACGTGTGTCCGAGGGGAGTGCTGGTAGTACAACGAAATCTAGTGGGAAGCATTTATCTTACAGCTCGTCTCAGGGACAGCCTATAAGTCGCGGCACCAGCAGCAATACACCTAGTACAATCAATAAAGAAAGACAGAAGTCTTTGCATTCGTTTGACGCCAAAGAGAACGACGTTGAGAAGGAGAGGAGAAGCAGTTCCCCGCCGCCGTCAACGAAACCGCCGATCGCTGCCACGGACAGTACGCCGACGAAgacgtcgtcgtcgacgtcgccgaCGTCTGATAGCGGGCAGAAGAGAAGCAGCGCGgtaacgacgacgacgacgccgacgacaACGGAACAGACCGAGATCGGGAAAGTAATGCCGATCGACACGGGGAATAATAAATCTCCGAGTAAAACGCAGGCTAGGGAGGAGGTTCAAAAGACGGAGGTAAAGGTGGAGGCGATTCCGAGCACTGCGAAAAGACAGCAGCAAATCCCGGTGCAAACGGAGCCTCAGAAAAGCATCGTGCACGCGACGGGGACGGAAGACACGAGGCAGAAAGGCGACGACGACTTGGATAGAATGAAGGAAGAGGCAGACGCATTAGTGGCTAAATTAATGGCAGACGAAGAAAATCACAGGGAGAAAACTACTGCCAGTGTACCGCCTTCTATTGGTAACCAATCTTCTACAGTTCCATCAACGAATGGACAGGAGAAATGGTTTTACCGTGATCCGCAGGGTGAAGTTCAAGGTCCGTTCTTAGCAAGCGAAATGGCGGAATGGTGTAAAGCCGGTTACTTCACCGCTAGATTAATGGTAAGAAGAACATGTGACGAGCGGTACACAACTTTAGGGGAGTTGATGAAGATATCTGGTAGAATACCATTTCTCTCCGGGCCTCGCATTCCTCCCTTGAAG TTAACGGATCAAGGGATCCCCGCAGTTCCTAACACAGTACCTGCCGGTTTATCCGCCTTGCCGAAGGCTGGTATAGAAGACCCACTTCTTTTATTCCAATACCAGCATATGCGGCTACTGCAGAATCAGCAGCTGCTGCTCAGGCAAATGCGAACGTCGGCCATAGCGAAACTCTCGCAGTCCGAGCACTGGGCGAATTTGAGTTCCGTCGAACAGAATCAGTTAATTTATCAATACGTTATCCATGACTCAGAGATCCCAGAAGTCCCGCCAATATCCACCGCCCCATTCGTACCTCATTTGCCGTCACAAACCTCGAATCCTGTTATGCAGCTTTTCTCGCAGATGCAGCAG GCTAAGCTTCAGCCGGATGCTCATCTAACGTCGAATCCTCATTCCACCACAGCTGCCCATCCTCCTACAGTAGATCCCATACAACAGCTCATACAACAAATGGGTGGGATACAAAACATACCAGGGATGCAACAGACAAATATAAACTCGACGCCACCCGCGacgcaacaacaacaacaacaagacAATCCCATTAAATCGTTGTTACGCCAGCTCAATGTTAACGCTAACGGCCATCCACAAACGCCGCACATGGACACCGTTTGGCCGCACCCTCCGCCACAAATCAATCCACAATTTAACGCGCAGAATTGGTTGGCACAG GTTGGACCGATACCCGCCGTACCGCCCGGCCAAATGCCTACCTCGTTGTGGGATTTACACACTAAAGAAATAAAGACTGAGCAACAGATATTG GAAGAACAGAATATTAGGCTACAGGAAGACAGGAAAAAGGAGGAATTGAGGAAACAGGAGGAATTGCAACGGCAGATGGAAGAGGAGatcgcgaagaagaagaaggaggaggaggccAGGCAAGCGGAGGAAGCGAAACGGAAAGACGAGGAGAGAAAACgaaaggaggaggagaagaaaaggaaagacgaGGAGAAGCGCAAGCAAGAAGAGGAGCGTAaaaagaaggaggagaagaagaggaaagaggaggaaaagaaacgcgAGGAGAAGAAGCgcaaggaggaggagaagaaacgGGAAGAGAAGAGGAAGCTCGAGGAGCAGAACCTGAAGAAGAAGcaggaggaagagaagagaaagaaagaggaagtgAAGAAGCAGGAAGAGAAGCagaagaaggaggaagaaaagaggaaaaagctGGAAGAGGAGCAACGGAAGCAGGAGGAAGAAAGGATGCG GAAAGAAGCAGAGGCTCGTAAGCAGGCGGAAGCGGAAGAGCAAGCCCGGCGAGCGGAGCAAAGACGGCGGGAAGCGGAAGCGTTGCGCAAGCTGCAAGAGAGGAGTAAAGCACCTTGGGCACAGGCACCCCGTGCACCGCCACCTCCCACGCCGATCAATTCGTTCGCCGAAATCCAAAGActcgaacgagaaaagaaagCT GAAGAGCAACGGTTTCAACAAATGATGCAGCAGCAGCTGGCGCAGCAGAAAGCTATGGAGGCAGCTCAAGAGGTGACAGCTGCCGACTCGTCCAAAAGGCTTCAGTTCAAATGGGCGGAGAAAGCGACGGCCTCCGCAAAGCCCTTACAAGTGAAAAGCCTCGCGCAAATCCAGCAAGAGGAACAGGAACGCATCGCCAAGGTAAAG GAGAGGGAACGTCAGGAGAAGGCGGGCCAGAAGGAGTCAACGAACGTGCTGCAGAACGCAGGGATCTGGGGCACCGCTTCTCAGTGCTTGAACTGGACCAACTCCAACGCGTCCAGCGGCGGTCAAGCGTGGTCCAATAACACCGGTACCAGTGGCTTCTGGGATGACCCAACGCCCGTGAAATCCTCGGCAACCTCCAAGCAGCCGGTGAAGCAGCCAGCTATAGTCAAGTCTCCTTCTGCCAATCAGACACAGCAAAGCAACAAGGCGAATAAGAGTAAAAATAAGAGGGAAGAGGAATTAGTTAAGAAACTGTTCGAACAGAACACTGCCAAGGCAGACGACTTCACGCAATGGTGCAACAAGGCACTGAGCGGTTTACAAGTGTCCGTGGATA TACCCACGTTCGTCGGATTCCTACGGGACATCGAATCTGCGTACGAGGTTAAGGAATATGTTCGAGACTACCTCGGTGATAATAAACAGAGCTCAGAGTTCGCCAAGCAGTTCTTAGATAAACGCAGTAAATGGCGATCAGCTCAGCGACCACAAGCACAGGCAGATGATCTCTGCAAACCAGCGCCTGCCGTGAATCCAAACGCACCCACAGAGTTTCAGGAAGTGAAG GGAAAGTCGAAGAAGccaaagaaaggaaaaatgtaCAAAGTCGATAATAGAATCCTTGGCTTCAGCGTGACCGCGGCGCCGGACCGTATCAACGTTGGCGACCGCGACTACGGTGAAGGTGTGTGA